In one window of Chlamydiota bacterium DNA:
- a CDS encoding type II toxin-antitoxin system PemK/MazF family toxin encodes MSLSRGDVVLLSFPFTDLSSQKVRPAVVLSRESYNNKGEDIIVCSVTSNINRQGLFNIKIDDSHPEFSISGFKLPSAIIVDKIHSLHNSLVKRKLGSLGQKTLSKIEKILKEILFS; translated from the coding sequence ATGAGTTTATCGCGAGGGGATGTTGTACTTTTAAGTTTTCCTTTTACGGATCTTTCATCTCAAAAGGTCCGTCCTGCTGTAGTTTTATCACGAGAGTCTTATAATAATAAAGGAGAAGATATCATTGTCTGTTCTGTTACCTCAAACATAAATAGACAGGGACTCTTTAACATAAAAATTGATGATTCTCATCCTGAATTTTCAATCTCTGGATTTAAATTGCCATCGGCCATTATAGTGGACAAGATTCACTCGCTTCACAATTCTCTCGTAAAAAGGAAATTAGGATCATTAGGACAAAAAACTCTTAGCAAAATTGAAAAGATATTGAAAGAGATTTTGTTTAGCTAA
- a CDS encoding AAA family ATPase has protein sequence MDSTKSHLKEKLDLNSEFKKALDGMENTSQNIFITGKAGTGKSTLLNYFRHHTQKKAVVLAPTGVAALNVQGQTIHSFFRFKPDITLDKIKKISSRGKNIYKKIESIIIDEISMVRADILDCVDRFMRLNGQNSSRPFGGVQMIFFGDLYQLPPVVPSKEREIFERHYVSPYFFDSHVFKNFQMNWIELEKIYRQSDSRFIEILNAIRNNTPTEEHLRVINQRCKPDFEPDGKDFFIQLTTTNALAEEINVSQLMKLPGKLYTYSGLKEGDFKDSYLPTKMELGLKVGAQVMMLNNDSSGRWVNGSVGQIQEIDSSEGEDVVWVKLTNGNRVEVTPFTWELYQFSFDEKSQKLTSQMVGSFTQYPMMLAWAVTIHKSQGRTFERLVIDIGKGTFAHGQMYVALSRSTSLEGIFLKKPVQKRHIFVDWRVVSFVTRYQYQLSEKNIPMDQKMKFIREAIQTKKSLEVIYLKTNDEKSKRLIQPFFAGELNYQGKSFLGVQAYDSQRQEERTFRVDRILEIKAVG, from the coding sequence ATGGACAGCACAAAATCACATCTGAAGGAAAAACTTGACCTCAATTCCGAATTTAAGAAGGCCTTAGATGGAATGGAAAATACTTCTCAAAATATTTTCATCACAGGGAAGGCCGGAACGGGGAAATCAACCCTTCTCAATTATTTTCGTCATCATACCCAAAAGAAAGCGGTGGTTCTCGCCCCCACAGGAGTTGCAGCCCTTAATGTACAGGGACAAACCATTCATTCCTTCTTCCGTTTTAAACCAGACATCACTTTAGATAAAATCAAAAAAATTTCTTCCCGAGGCAAGAACATTTATAAAAAAATCGAATCGATTATTATCGATGAAATTTCCATGGTTCGAGCGGATATTTTAGATTGCGTTGATCGGTTTATGAGGCTCAATGGTCAAAACTCTTCGAGGCCTTTTGGCGGGGTTCAGATGATTTTTTTCGGAGATTTGTATCAACTCCCTCCGGTGGTCCCCTCAAAGGAGCGGGAGATTTTCGAACGGCATTACGTAAGCCCGTACTTTTTTGATTCACATGTTTTTAAAAATTTTCAGATGAACTGGATCGAACTCGAAAAAATTTATCGGCAAAGCGATTCCCGTTTTATCGAAATACTGAATGCCATTCGTAATAATACCCCCACCGAAGAACATCTTCGAGTCATCAATCAACGATGTAAACCGGATTTTGAACCTGACGGGAAGGATTTTTTCATTCAACTTACGACGACCAACGCATTGGCTGAAGAAATCAATGTGTCCCAACTGATGAAACTTCCTGGGAAACTGTATACCTATTCCGGGCTCAAGGAAGGCGATTTTAAAGATTCGTATTTACCGACAAAGATGGAACTGGGCCTTAAAGTTGGAGCTCAGGTGATGATGCTCAATAACGATTCATCGGGTCGATGGGTCAATGGGAGTGTCGGTCAGATTCAGGAGATTGATTCCAGTGAAGGAGAGGATGTCGTCTGGGTCAAGCTCACGAATGGAAATCGGGTCGAGGTCACCCCCTTCACCTGGGAGCTTTATCAATTTTCATTTGATGAAAAATCCCAAAAACTGACTTCACAGATGGTGGGCTCCTTTACCCAATATCCGATGATGCTCGCCTGGGCAGTGACCATTCACAAAAGTCAGGGAAGAACATTTGAACGTCTGGTGATCGACATTGGCAAGGGGACCTTTGCCCATGGTCAAATGTATGTGGCTTTAAGCCGGTCCACCTCTCTAGAGGGAATATTTCTTAAGAAGCCTGTTCAAAAAAGACATATTTTTGTCGATTGGCGGGTTGTTTCTTTTGTCACCCGATATCAATATCAACTCTCTGAAAAAAACATTCCTATGGATCAGAAAATGAAATTTATTCGTGAAGCCATTCAAACAAAAAAGAGCTTGGAGGTGATTTATCTTAAGACCAATGATGAAAAATCGAAGAGACTCATTCAGCCCTTTTTTGCAGGAGAACTGAACTATCAAGGCAAATCTTTCCTTGGAGTTCAGGCCTATGATTCCCAAAGGCAGGAGGAAAG